In Jejubacter calystegiae, the following are encoded in one genomic region:
- a CDS encoding L-ribulose-5-phosphate 3-epimerase: protein MLSKQIPLGIYEKALPAGECWLERLRLAKELGFDFVEMSVDETDARLARLDWSREQRLALVRAIAETGVRVPSMCLSAHRRFPLGSEDDAVRAQGLEIMRKAIQLAQDVGIRVIQLAGYDVYYQEANNETRRRFRDGLKESIEMASRAQVTLAMEIMDYPLMNSISKALGYAHYLNNPWFQLYPDIGNLSAWDNDVQMELQAGMGHIVGVHVKDTKPGVFKNVPFGEGVVDFECCFATLKQCGYCGPWLIEMWSETADDPVAEVAKARDWVKARMASAGLVEAA, encoded by the coding sequence ATGTTGTCGAAACAAATACCGCTCGGTATTTATGAGAAAGCACTCCCCGCCGGGGAGTGCTGGCTGGAACGGTTAAGGCTGGCGAAAGAGCTTGGTTTTGACTTCGTCGAAATGTCGGTGGATGAAACCGACGCTCGCCTGGCGCGGCTTGACTGGAGCCGCGAGCAGCGTCTCGCGCTGGTCAGGGCGATTGCCGAAACCGGGGTACGCGTGCCCTCTATGTGCCTGAGCGCCCATCGGCGCTTTCCGCTCGGTAGCGAAGACGACGCGGTACGTGCACAGGGGCTGGAAATTATGCGCAAAGCGATTCAGCTGGCGCAGGATGTGGGAATTCGCGTGATCCAGCTGGCGGGCTACGACGTTTATTATCAGGAAGCCAATAACGAGACGCGCCGTCGTTTCCGCGACGGGCTGAAAGAGAGCATCGAGATGGCGAGCCGCGCGCAGGTAACGCTGGCGATGGAAATCATGGACTACCCGCTGATGAACTCGATCAGCAAGGCGCTGGGCTACGCCCACTACCTGAATAATCCGTGGTTCCAGCTCTATCCGGATATCGGCAACCTTTCCGCATGGGATAACGACGTGCAGATGGAGCTTCAGGCCGGAATGGGTCATATCGTGGGGGTGCATGTAAAAGACACGAAACCCGGCGTGTTCAAAAATGTGCCATTCGGCGAAGGGGTAGTGGATTTTGAGTGCTGTTTTGCGACGCTCAAACAGTGCGGCTACTGTGGCCCCTGGCTGATTGAAATGTGGAGCGAAACGGCTGACGATCCGGTCGCGGAAGTGGCGAAAGCGCGCGATTGGGTGAAGGCGAGGATGGCCAGCGCCGGTCTGGTGGAGGCAGCATAA
- a CDS encoding L-ribulose-5-phosphate 4-epimerase — MQTLKRQVFEANMDLPRYGLVTFTWGNVSAIDRERGLVAIKPSGVAYETMKADDMVVVDLEGKVVDGRYRPSSDTATHLALYRRYPSLGGVVHTHSTHATAWAQAGLAIPALGTTHADYFFGDIPCTRALSPREVEEAYELNTGRVIIETLGDVEPLHTPGMVVYQHGPFAWGKDAHDAVHNAVVMEEVARMAWIARAINPQLKPIDSWLMDKHFMRKHGPDAYYGQK, encoded by the coding sequence ATGCAAACGCTAAAACGGCAGGTGTTTGAAGCCAATATGGATTTACCGCGCTACGGCCTGGTCACTTTTACCTGGGGTAACGTCAGCGCTATCGACCGGGAACGCGGGCTGGTGGCGATTAAGCCCAGCGGGGTCGCCTACGAGACCATGAAAGCGGACGATATGGTGGTCGTGGATCTGGAGGGGAAAGTGGTCGACGGGCGGTATCGCCCCTCTTCCGATACCGCTACACATCTGGCGCTGTATCGCCGCTACCCGAGTCTGGGAGGCGTGGTGCATACCCACTCGACGCACGCAACGGCCTGGGCGCAGGCGGGTCTGGCCATTCCTGCGCTGGGGACGACCCATGCAGACTACTTCTTTGGCGATATCCCCTGCACCCGGGCGTTGAGCCCCCGGGAAGTGGAAGAGGCTTATGAACTGAACACCGGCCGCGTGATTATCGAAACGCTGGGCGACGTTGAGCCACTGCATACGCCGGGAATGGTGGTCTATCAGCATGGGCCTTTTGCCTGGGGCAAAGATGCGCACGATGCGGTGCATAATGCGGTGGTGATGGAAGAGGTAGCGCGGATGGCGTGGATAGCACGCGCGATCAACCCGCAGCTGAAGCCCATCGATAGCTGGCTGATGGACAAACACTTTATGCGCAAGCACGGACCAGACGCCTACTATGGGCAAAAGTGA
- a CDS encoding alpha,alpha-trehalase, producing the protein MSEVDAEEEILFELDPCELKLDAMIEAEPEPEMIEGLPASDALTPADRYLELFEHVQAARIFVDSKTFPDCAPKMDPLDILIRYRKVRRKPDFDLRRFVEQHFWMPESHHSEYVSNPDHSLKEHIDSLWPVLTREPHEHLPWSSLLALPQPYVVPGGRFGEAYYWDSYFTMLGLSESGRDDLLRCMADNFAWMIENYGHIPNGNRTYYLGRSQPPVFALMVELFEEDGVRGARRYLPHLHMEYAFWMDGAGSLSLNQAYRHVVCMPDGTLLNRYWDDRDTPRDESWREDVETALQSGRPPGQVYRDLRAGAASGWDYSSRWLRDSDRLASIRTTQFIPVDLNAFLYKLETTIANLSALEKDKATEAQFRQRAELRRAAITRYLWDEEAGCFRDYDWRRQQPGIFSAAGIVPLYAELATHAQAERMKTAVQERLLTPGGILATEYQTGEQWDKPNGWAPLQWMAIQGFKRYGHDDLADDIARRWLKTVNHVYRSHHKLIEKYHIADAMPHEGGGGEYPLQDGFGWTNGVVRRLIGLYGEP; encoded by the coding sequence ATGTCGGAAGTGGATGCCGAAGAAGAGATTCTGTTTGAGCTCGACCCCTGCGAATTAAAACTGGATGCCATGATTGAAGCGGAGCCGGAACCGGAGATGATTGAGGGGCTACCGGCCTCCGACGCTCTGACGCCTGCGGATCGCTACCTGGAACTGTTTGAACATGTGCAGGCGGCGCGCATCTTTGTCGACAGCAAAACCTTTCCCGATTGCGCGCCAAAAATGGATCCGCTTGATATTCTGATTCGCTACCGTAAGGTTCGCCGCAAACCCGATTTCGATCTGCGCCGCTTTGTGGAGCAGCACTTCTGGATGCCGGAAAGCCATCATAGCGAATACGTCTCTAACCCCGATCATTCACTGAAAGAGCATATCGACAGCCTGTGGCCGGTGCTGACCCGGGAGCCGCACGAACATCTGCCCTGGTCATCGCTACTGGCACTGCCTCAGCCCTATGTGGTGCCCGGAGGCCGTTTCGGCGAGGCCTATTACTGGGACTCCTATTTCACCATGCTGGGGCTGAGCGAAAGCGGTCGCGACGATCTGCTGCGCTGTATGGCGGATAACTTCGCGTGGATGATTGAAAACTACGGCCATATCCCGAACGGCAATCGCACCTACTATCTGGGACGCTCCCAGCCGCCGGTGTTCGCGTTGATGGTGGAACTGTTCGAAGAAGACGGCGTACGGGGCGCCCGTCGCTATCTGCCCCATCTGCATATGGAGTACGCCTTCTGGATGGATGGCGCCGGGTCGCTCTCCCTGAACCAGGCTTACCGCCACGTGGTCTGTATGCCGGATGGCACGCTGCTCAACCGCTACTGGGACGACAGGGACACGCCGCGCGACGAATCCTGGCGTGAGGATGTGGAAACCGCCCTGCAGTCCGGGCGCCCTCCCGGCCAGGTCTACCGCGATCTGCGGGCAGGAGCCGCTTCCGGCTGGGACTATTCATCACGCTGGCTGCGGGACAGCGACCGGCTGGCCAGCATCCGTACCACCCAGTTTATTCCGGTGGATCTCAACGCCTTTCTCTACAAGCTGGAAACCACCATCGCCAATCTGTCGGCGCTGGAGAAGGACAAAGCAACCGAAGCGCAATTCCGCCAGCGGGCGGAGCTAAGGCGCGCCGCTATCACCCGCTATCTGTGGGACGAAGAGGCGGGCTGCTTCCGCGACTACGACTGGCGCCGCCAGCAGCCGGGCATCTTCTCGGCCGCCGGGATAGTGCCGCTCTACGCCGAACTCGCCACCCATGCCCAGGCGGAGCGCATGAAAACCGCGGTACAGGAGCGGCTGCTGACCCCCGGAGGCATCCTGGCCACCGAATATCAGACCGGCGAACAGTGGGATAAACCTAATGGCTGGGCGCCGCTACAGTGGATGGCGATTCAGGGCTTTAAGCGCTACGGTCATGACGATTTGGCGGATGATATCGCCCGCCGCTGGCTGAAGACCGTCAATCATGTCTATCGCAGCCACCATAAGCTGATTGAAAAATACCATATCGCTGACGCCATGCCCCACGAAGGGGGCGGCGGCGAATACCCGCTACAGGACGGTTTTGGCTGGACCAACGGCGTGGTAAGGCGGCTGATTGGCTTATACGGCGAGCCATAA
- a CDS encoding Ail/Lom family outer membrane beta-barrel protein — protein sequence MMKKITYVSAMALALALGSVSVSANAAAGDSSASLSYAQSHFNHSHGDDAKGAQLQYRYEFDDNWGLMSGITYTGSSFSDSARHGAGDGHGNHHYFSVKAGPTYRINDWVSVYGDIGYGYARSKYNTAHKHSTSDDSLFIYGAGLQFNPYQDWVIDAGYEYGAAGDIQVGTWNVGVGYRF from the coding sequence ATGATGAAAAAAATAACTTACGTATCCGCTATGGCCCTGGCGCTGGCATTAGGTTCCGTCTCAGTATCCGCAAATGCCGCAGCCGGTGATAGCAGCGCTTCATTAAGCTATGCGCAAAGCCACTTTAACCACAGCCACGGCGATGACGCCAAGGGCGCCCAGTTGCAGTACCGCTATGAGTTCGACGATAACTGGGGGTTGATGAGCGGTATTACCTATACCGGTAGCTCCTTTAGCGACAGCGCCCGCCATGGCGCAGGTGATGGACACGGTAACCACCACTACTTTTCGGTAAAAGCGGGTCCGACCTATCGTATTAATGACTGGGTCAGCGTCTATGGCGATATCGGTTATGGCTATGCGCGCAGTAAATATAATACCGCGCATAAACACAGCACCAGCGATGACTCCCTGTTTATTTACGGCGCAGGCTTGCAGTTTAACCCTTATCAGGACTGGGTTATTGATGCCGGTTATGAATACGGCGCCGCAGGCGATATTCAGGTTGGCACATGGAATGTGGGTGTAGGTTACCGTTTCTGA
- the betA gene encoding choline dehydrogenase, giving the protein MEFDYIIIGAGSAGNVLATRLTEDSDTTVLLLEAGGPDYRFDFRTQMPAALAFPLQGRRYNWAYETDPEPYMNNRRMECGRGKGLGGSSLINGMCYIRGNAMDLDNWAKDPGLDDWSYLDCLPYYRKAETRDIGPNDWHGGDGPVSVATPKNGNNPLFHAMVEAGVQAGYPRTDDLNGYQQEGFGPMDRTVTPSGRRASTARGYLDQAKKRSNLTIITHAITDRILFEGKRAVGVEFYEGESSTIISQASAKREVLLCAGAIASPQILQRSGVGPADFLQSMGIPLVHDLPGVGENLQDHLEMYLQYECKEPVSLYPALKWWNQPKIGAEWLFGGTGVGASNQFEAGGFIRSREAFEWPNIQYHFLPVAINYNGSNAVNEHGFQCHVGSMRSPSRGRVRLKSRDPNEHPSILFNYMSSEQDWQEFRDAIRITREIMNQPALDKYRGREISPGEECQTDEQLDEFVRNHAETAFHPCGSCKMGSDEMSVVDHQGRVHGMEGLRVVDASIMPQIVTGNLNATTIMIGEKIADRIRGHQPLPRSEAKYYVAGDAPVRKAPMRKAS; this is encoded by the coding sequence GTGGAATTTGATTACATCATTATCGGAGCCGGATCCGCAGGTAACGTACTGGCAACCCGTTTAACCGAAGACAGCGACACCACGGTTCTGTTACTGGAAGCGGGGGGCCCCGATTACCGTTTCGATTTTCGTACCCAGATGCCCGCCGCCCTGGCGTTTCCGCTCCAGGGGCGGCGCTACAACTGGGCCTACGAGACCGATCCCGAACCTTATATGAACAACCGCCGCATGGAGTGCGGTCGCGGTAAGGGGCTGGGCGGCTCTTCGCTGATCAACGGCATGTGCTACATTCGCGGCAACGCGATGGATCTGGATAACTGGGCCAAAGATCCCGGTCTGGACGACTGGAGCTACCTGGACTGCCTGCCTTACTACCGCAAGGCGGAAACCCGCGATATCGGCCCTAACGACTGGCACGGCGGCGATGGCCCGGTATCGGTCGCCACGCCGAAGAACGGCAATAACCCGCTGTTCCACGCCATGGTGGAAGCCGGGGTGCAGGCGGGCTACCCGCGCACTGACGATCTCAACGGCTACCAGCAGGAAGGCTTTGGTCCGATGGATCGCACCGTGACGCCATCCGGACGCCGCGCCAGCACCGCACGCGGCTATCTGGATCAGGCGAAAAAGCGCTCTAATCTGACTATCATTACCCACGCCATCACCGACCGCATTCTGTTTGAAGGCAAGCGCGCGGTGGGGGTCGAATTCTATGAGGGCGAAAGCAGCACTATCATCAGTCAGGCCTCGGCGAAGCGCGAAGTGCTGCTGTGCGCCGGGGCCATCGCTTCGCCGCAGATCCTGCAACGTTCCGGCGTCGGCCCGGCGGACTTCCTGCAAAGCATGGGGATTCCGCTGGTTCACGACCTGCCAGGCGTAGGGGAAAACCTGCAGGATCACCTTGAGATGTATCTTCAGTACGAGTGCAAAGAGCCGGTCTCTCTCTATCCGGCCCTGAAGTGGTGGAATCAGCCGAAAATCGGCGCCGAATGGCTGTTCGGCGGTACCGGCGTCGGCGCCAGCAACCAGTTTGAAGCGGGCGGTTTTATTCGCAGCCGCGAGGCGTTCGAATGGCCGAATATTCAGTACCACTTCCTGCCGGTTGCCATTAACTACAACGGCTCCAATGCAGTGAACGAGCACGGCTTCCAGTGCCACGTTGGCTCCATGCGTTCGCCGAGCCGTGGCCGGGTACGTCTGAAATCAAGGGATCCGAACGAACATCCGAGCATCCTGTTTAACTACATGTCCAGCGAACAGGACTGGCAGGAGTTCCGCGATGCGATTCGCATTACCCGTGAAATTATGAACCAGCCTGCGCTGGACAAATATCGCGGACGTGAAATCAGCCCCGGTGAAGAGTGTCAGACCGACGAACAGCTCGACGAGTTTGTGCGCAACCACGCCGAAACGGCATTTCACCCGTGCGGTAGCTGCAAAATGGGCAGCGACGAGATGTCAGTGGTGGACCACCAGGGCCGGGTGCACGGCATGGAAGGGCTGCGGGTGGTGGATGCTTCTATTATGCCGCAAATCGTCACCGGTAACCTGAACGCGACCACCATTATGATTGGCGAGAAAATTGCCGACCGTATTCGCGGCCATCAGCCCCTGCCGCGCAGTGAGGCAAAATACTACGTGGCGGGCGATGCGCCGGTGCGCAAGGCGCCGATGCGTAAGGCTTCCTGA
- the betB gene encoding betaine-aldehyde dehydrogenase: MSRLGEQQIWIDGQYVASHSGATFDTINPANGEVLAQVHEAGEQEVNLAVEAASRGQKIWAAMSAMERSRILRRAVEILRSRNDELAALETLDTGKPFSETASVDIVTGADVLEYYAGLVPALEGQQIPLRDTSFVYTRREPLGVVAGIGAWNYPIQIALWKSAPALAAGNAMIFKPSEVTPLSALRLGEIYKEAGLPDGVFNVLPGRGPVTGQLLTEHPGIAKVSFTGGVASGKKVMANAAGSTLKEVTMELGGKSPLIICDDADLDLAADIAMMANFYSSGQVCTNGTRVFVPAAMKDALEQRLLERVARIKAGDLMDPATNFGPMVSFPHRDNVLRYIESGKAQGARLLCGGGPLEGAAFEKGAWVAPTIFTDCRDDMTIVQEEIFGPVMSILSYDSEEEAVRRANDTDYGLAAGVVTGELNRAHRIIHQLEAGICWINTWGESPAEMPVGGYKHSGIGRENGLMTLQSYTRVKSIQLEMDRFQSVF; this comes from the coding sequence ATGTCCCGCCTGGGAGAACAACAAATCTGGATCGACGGTCAGTACGTGGCCAGCCACAGCGGCGCCACCTTTGACACCATCAACCCGGCCAACGGCGAAGTGCTGGCTCAGGTTCACGAAGCGGGTGAACAGGAAGTGAATCTGGCGGTAGAGGCGGCCAGTCGCGGCCAGAAAATCTGGGCGGCGATGAGCGCCATGGAACGCTCGCGTATTCTGCGCCGCGCCGTGGAGATTTTACGCAGCCGTAACGACGAACTGGCCGCCCTGGAAACTCTGGATACCGGTAAGCCGTTCAGCGAAACCGCCAGCGTCGATATCGTTACCGGCGCCGACGTGCTCGAATATTACGCCGGCCTGGTTCCGGCCCTGGAAGGCCAGCAGATCCCGCTGCGCGATACCTCGTTTGTCTACACCCGCCGCGAACCGCTGGGCGTGGTGGCCGGTATCGGCGCCTGGAACTACCCGATTCAGATAGCGCTGTGGAAATCGGCACCGGCCCTGGCGGCGGGTAACGCTATGATCTTTAAACCCAGCGAAGTGACGCCGCTGAGCGCGCTGCGCCTGGGAGAGATCTACAAAGAAGCCGGTCTGCCGGATGGGGTATTTAACGTCCTGCCGGGTCGCGGTCCGGTTACCGGGCAGCTGCTAACCGAACATCCCGGCATCGCCAAAGTCTCGTTTACCGGCGGCGTCGCCAGCGGCAAGAAGGTGATGGCGAACGCGGCGGGCTCCACCCTGAAAGAGGTGACCATGGAGCTGGGCGGTAAATCGCCGCTGATTATCTGCGACGACGCTGACCTGGATTTGGCCGCGGACATCGCCATGATGGCCAACTTCTACAGCTCGGGGCAGGTCTGCACCAACGGGACCAGGGTCTTCGTTCCGGCGGCCATGAAAGATGCGCTGGAGCAGCGGCTGCTGGAGCGGGTGGCGCGCATTAAGGCGGGCGATCTGATGGATCCGGCCACCAACTTCGGGCCGATGGTGAGCTTCCCGCATCGCGACAATGTGCTGCGCTATATCGAAAGCGGCAAGGCTCAGGGAGCGCGTCTGCTGTGCGGCGGCGGCCCACTGGAAGGGGCGGCTTTCGAAAAGGGCGCTTGGGTAGCGCCGACCATCTTCACCGACTGCCGCGATGATATGACCATCGTCCAGGAAGAGATCTTCGGGCCGGTCATGTCGATCCTCAGCTATGACAGCGAAGAAGAGGCAGTTCGCCGCGCTAACGATACCGACTACGGCCTGGCGGCTGGAGTGGTGACCGGCGAGCTGAATCGCGCTCACCGCATTATTCATCAACTGGAAGCGGGCATTTGCTGGATCAACACCTGGGGCGAATCCCCGGCGGAAATGCCGGTGGGCGGGTATAAGCATTCCGGTATCGGGCGTGAAAATGGTCTGATGACGCTGCAAAGCTATACCCGGGTGAAATCTATCCAACTGGAGATGGACCGCTTTCAGTCGGTCTTTTGA
- the betI gene encoding transcriptional regulator BetI, translating to MPKVGMQPIRRRQLIDATLNAINEVGMHDATIAQIARRAGVSTGIISHYFSDKNGLLEATMRDITAQLREAVADRLKALPQAGAEARLKAIVDGNFDETQIHSAATKAWLAFWASSMHQHGLGRLQEVSHRRLYSTLVVEFRRELPKEQARLAGYGLAALIDGLWLRAALSGQPFNREAAQTLTTQFIRQQLAQARPNRQE from the coding sequence ATGCCTAAAGTGGGTATGCAACCGATACGGCGCCGTCAGCTGATCGACGCCACCCTGAACGCCATAAACGAAGTGGGCATGCACGATGCCACTATTGCGCAAATCGCCCGACGGGCAGGGGTGTCAACCGGCATTATCAGCCACTATTTCAGCGACAAAAACGGACTACTGGAAGCGACGATGCGCGACATCACCGCCCAGCTTCGCGAGGCGGTGGCCGACCGGCTTAAGGCATTGCCGCAAGCGGGCGCCGAAGCGCGCTTAAAGGCCATTGTCGACGGCAACTTTGACGAGACGCAGATCCACAGCGCAGCGACCAAAGCCTGGCTGGCCTTCTGGGCCAGCAGCATGCACCAGCACGGTCTGGGGCGATTACAGGAGGTGAGTCACCGGCGTCTGTATTCCACTCTGGTGGTGGAATTTCGACGTGAACTGCCAAAAGAGCAGGCGCGGCTGGCCGGTTATGGTCTGGCCGCGTTAATCGACGGCCTGTGGCTGCGCGCCGCCCTGAGCGGCCAACCCTTTAACCGCGAGGCGGCACAAACGCTGACGACACAATTTATTCGTCAACAGCTTGCGCAGGCCCGCCCCAATCGACAGGAGTAG
- a CDS encoding choline transporter — translation MTNPIPPSCEKDKLNPVVFFTSAGLILLFSLMAIFYSDLTASWLGSALNWVSATFGWYYLLAATLYIVFVVFIACSRFGDIKLGPEQSKPEFSLLSWASMLFAAGIGIDLMFFSVAEPITQYMQPPEGAGQTLEAARQATVWTLFHYGLTGWAMYALMGIALGYFSYRYNLPLTIRSALYPIFGKRINGPIGHSVDIAAVIGTIFGIATTLGIGVVQLNYGFSVLFDVPNNLTSQAALIALSVIIATISVTSGVDKGIRFLSILNVVLALGLIMFVLFAGNTEFLLNALVLNIGDYVNRFMGMTLNSFAFDRPTEWMNSWTLFFWAWWVAWSPFVGLFLARISRGRTIREFVVGTLIIPFAFTLLWLSIFGNSALYEIIHGNASFAAEAMAHPERGFYSLLAQYPAFTFSASVATITGLLFYVTSADSGALVLGNFTSKLKDINSDAPHWLRIFWSVAIGLLTMGMLMANGITALQSATVIMGLPFSFVMFFIIAGLYKSLKIEDYRRQSANRDTPPWLASAQDRLGWKKRVSRLMNYPGTHHTHEMMERVCLPAMEEVAQELQVRGASVELNNLPPEEGENLGHLELLVHMGDEQNFVYQIWPQKYSVPGFTYRARRGKSTYYRLETFLLEGSQGNDLMDYSKEQVILDILDQYERHLNFIHLNREAPGSNIIFPHAG, via the coding sequence ATGACGAATCCCATTCCACCTTCCTGTGAAAAAGACAAACTCAACCCCGTGGTGTTTTTCACCTCCGCAGGGCTGATTTTGTTGTTTTCTCTGATGGCCATCTTCTACAGCGATCTCACCGCCAGCTGGCTCGGTAGCGCCCTGAACTGGGTCTCCGCCACCTTCGGCTGGTACTATCTGCTGGCCGCCACGCTCTATATCGTATTTGTGGTGTTTATTGCCTGTTCGCGCTTCGGCGATATCAAGCTCGGGCCGGAGCAGTCCAAACCGGAATTCAGCCTGCTGAGCTGGGCTTCGATGCTATTCGCCGCCGGTATCGGCATCGATCTGATGTTCTTTTCGGTGGCCGAGCCCATCACCCAGTATATGCAGCCGCCGGAAGGCGCCGGGCAGACTCTGGAAGCGGCGCGTCAGGCTACGGTCTGGACGCTGTTCCACTACGGCCTGACCGGCTGGGCGATGTATGCCCTGATGGGGATCGCGCTGGGCTATTTCAGCTACCGCTATAACCTGCCGTTAACCATCCGCTCGGCCCTGTATCCCATTTTCGGTAAACGTATCAACGGCCCCATCGGCCACAGCGTGGATATCGCTGCGGTGATCGGCACCATCTTTGGTATCGCCACCACCCTGGGGATTGGCGTGGTGCAGCTTAACTACGGCTTTAGCGTACTGTTCGACGTTCCCAATAACCTCACCAGCCAGGCCGCGCTGATTGCCCTGTCGGTGATTATCGCCACCATTTCGGTGACCTCCGGGGTCGATAAAGGGATTCGCTTCCTGTCGATTCTTAACGTGGTGCTGGCGCTGGGGCTGATTATGTTTGTGTTGTTCGCCGGGAATACCGAATTCCTGTTGAACGCGCTGGTGCTGAATATCGGCGACTACGTCAACCGCTTTATGGGCATGACCCTGAACAGCTTCGCATTTGACCGCCCCACCGAGTGGATGAATAGCTGGACCCTGTTTTTCTGGGCCTGGTGGGTGGCCTGGTCGCCGTTCGTGGGACTGTTTCTGGCGCGTATTTCCCGCGGTCGTACCATTCGTGAATTCGTGGTCGGCACCCTGATTATTCCGTTCGCCTTTACCCTGCTGTGGCTGTCGATCTTCGGTAACAGCGCTCTGTACGAGATAATCCACGGCAACGCCAGCTTCGCGGCCGAAGCCATGGCGCACCCGGAGCGCGGTTTTTACAGCCTGCTGGCCCAGTATCCGGCCTTTACCTTTAGCGCCTCGGTAGCCACCATTACCGGCCTGCTGTTCTACGTGACCTCTGCCGACTCCGGCGCCCTGGTGCTGGGTAACTTCACCTCGAAGTTGAAGGACATTAACAGCGATGCGCCCCACTGGCTGCGGATCTTCTGGTCGGTCGCTATCGGTCTGCTGACCATGGGGATGCTGATGGCCAACGGGATCACCGCCCTGCAGAGCGCCACGGTGATTATGGGGCTGCCGTTCAGCTTCGTGATGTTCTTTATTATCGCCGGGCTGTATAAGTCGCTGAAGATTGAAGACTACCGCCGTCAAAGCGCTAACCGCGACACGCCGCCGTGGCTGGCTTCAGCCCAGGATCGTCTGGGCTGGAAGAAACGGGTTTCACGCCTGATGAACTACCCTGGCACCCACCACACTCACGAGATGATGGAGCGGGTCTGCTTGCCCGCCATGGAAGAGGTCGCACAGGAACTTCAGGTGCGCGGCGCCAGCGTCGAGCTCAACAACCTGCCGCCGGAAGAAGGTGAAAATCTGGGCCATCTGGAACTGCTGGTGCACATGGGCGACGAACAGAACTTCGTCTACCAGATCTGGCCTCAGAAGTACTCGGTACCGGGCTTTACCTACCGGGCACGGCGCGGTAAGTCCACCTACTACCGACTGGAAACCTTCCTGCTGGAAGGCAGCCAGGGTAACGACCTGATGGACTACAGCAAAGAGCAGGTGATCCTCGATATTCTGGATCAGTACGAGCGCCACCTGAACTTCATTCACCTTAACCGCGAAGCGCCGGGCAGTAATATTATCTTCCCGCACGCGGGTTAA
- the fraE gene encoding fructose-asparagine asparaginase yields the protein MNIKIFIAMILLCISQSIFSATTQPHIVILATGGTIAGSAANTTQTSGYRSGEIGVQTLINAVPEIKNIARVDGLQIANIGSENMTSDTILKLSQQVNMLLARDDVDGVVITHGTDTLDETAYFLNLTVKSDKPVVFTAAMRPATAISADGAMNLLEAVIVAADPNARGRGVMVVLNDRIGSARFVTKTNTTTLDTFKAPEQGYLGVIVNGKPQFETRVEKIHTRRSVFDVRSLRKLPEVVIIYGYQDDPEYMYDAAISHHVDGIIYAGTGAGSVSVRSEAGIGKAEKAGIIVIRSSRTGNGIVPADKGQPGLVANSLNPAKARILLMLALTHTKNPELIQNYFNAY from the coding sequence ATGAATATAAAAATATTCATTGCTATGATTTTGCTTTGTATCAGCCAGAGTATATTCAGCGCTACCACACAACCCCATATTGTTATTCTGGCGACAGGAGGCACGATCGCAGGTTCGGCGGCGAATACAACACAAACATCTGGCTATCGATCTGGCGAGATCGGCGTTCAGACATTAATTAATGCCGTGCCGGAAATAAAAAATATTGCACGCGTAGATGGTTTGCAAATTGCTAATATCGGCAGTGAAAATATGACCAGCGATACTATTTTAAAGCTGTCTCAGCAGGTAAATATGTTACTGGCGCGGGATGATGTGGATGGCGTGGTGATTACTCATGGCACAGACACGCTGGATGAAACAGCATACTTTCTGAATCTGACGGTGAAAAGCGACAAACCTGTGGTATTCACTGCCGCCATGAGGCCAGCGACAGCGATTAGCGCAGATGGCGCGATGAATCTGCTGGAAGCCGTTATTGTAGCCGCCGACCCGAATGCCAGGGGACGTGGGGTGATGGTGGTATTAAACGATCGTATTGGTTCGGCACGATTTGTCACTAAAACTAACACCACCACGCTGGATACATTCAAAGCGCCTGAACAGGGATATCTGGGGGTTATTGTCAACGGTAAACCGCAATTTGAAACGCGAGTGGAGAAGATACATACCCGGCGTTCAGTATTTGATGTGCGAAGCCTGCGGAAATTACCGGAAGTTGTGATTATTTATGGTTACCAGGACGATCCGGAATATATGTATGATGCAGCCATTTCACATCATGTTGACGGCATCATCTATGCAGGAACCGGGGCGGGGTCTGTCTCCGTGCGCAGCGAAGCAGGGATCGGGAAAGCGGAAAAGGCGGGAATTATAGTGATACGCTCATCCCGCACGGGGAATGGCATTGTACCTGCCGATAAAGGTCAACCAGGACTGGTAGCCAATTCTTTAAATCCCGCTAAGGCCCGGATATTGCTGATGCTGGCCCTGACGCACACAAAAAATCCTGAGCTGATCCAAAACTATTTCAATGCCTACTAA